Proteins from one Niallia circulans genomic window:
- a CDS encoding ABC transporter ATP-binding protein gives MTKIFKRLWTYQVSIAIALILMLTELAVELFQPLIMAKIIDDGLAQENTETVILWGSILVGISLLAFAAGIINTFYSAHVSQNFGYSLRKDLYSIIQYFTFANSSKFASSSLITRLTNDITQLQNMIFMGLRFLLRSPLLIIGGIIMSFVVNARLALLLAVTIPVIILMFVWVIRKGARLFKKVQGKLDFVNNVMLENLTAVKLIKAYVRKRFETDRFIFASDDLRRNTEKALRLMEITVPLLLFIMNLCIIAILWLGSGQIAAGQTQVGDVVAIINYSLRITSSLSVITMLIMVVSRCKASADRLQEVFDIEGKDSSGHGNASKQLEINGELAFKDVAFSYPNTKQSVLAGISFTVEPNEVIAVMGITGAGKTTLFQLIPRLYEPTKGAVYIDGTDIRDYNLDSIRKQIGYVPQVSLLFTGTIKENIRWGNPFATDDEIVKAAKDAQIHETIMKLPMKYDTRIGQKGINLSGGQRQRLSIARALVRKPKILLLDDSTSALDLQTEKELLQAISTYNTTALLITQKIATARKANRILLMEEGKILAYAHHDQLLKENNLYQKIVESQLGKEEASHV, from the coding sequence ATGACAAAAATATTCAAAAGGCTTTGGACATATCAAGTCAGCATCGCCATTGCACTAATTCTTATGCTGACAGAACTTGCAGTAGAGCTGTTCCAGCCACTTATCATGGCAAAAATTATTGATGATGGACTTGCACAGGAAAACACAGAAACAGTTATCCTATGGGGAAGTATCCTTGTCGGCATTTCACTGCTTGCTTTTGCAGCAGGAATTATTAATACTTTTTATTCCGCTCATGTCAGCCAAAATTTCGGCTACAGCCTTCGAAAAGATCTATACTCAATCATTCAATACTTCACATTTGCCAACAGCAGCAAGTTTGCCAGCTCTTCCTTAATAACAAGGCTGACAAATGATATTACACAGCTGCAAAATATGATATTTATGGGTCTGCGTTTTCTGTTAAGGTCACCATTGTTAATAATTGGAGGAATTATCATGTCCTTCGTTGTTAATGCAAGACTAGCTCTTTTGCTTGCAGTGACAATTCCAGTTATTATCCTAATGTTTGTTTGGGTTATTCGCAAAGGCGCAAGGTTGTTCAAAAAAGTTCAAGGGAAATTAGACTTTGTGAACAATGTTATGCTTGAAAACTTAACAGCCGTTAAGCTGATTAAGGCATATGTTCGAAAACGATTTGAAACAGACCGATTTATTTTTGCCAGCGATGACTTAAGAAGAAATACGGAGAAAGCACTAAGGTTAATGGAAATTACCGTTCCACTCCTGTTGTTCATTATGAACTTATGCATTATTGCCATTCTCTGGTTAGGATCAGGTCAAATTGCAGCAGGGCAAACACAGGTTGGGGATGTTGTGGCAATCATAAACTATTCGTTAAGAATAACCTCTTCTTTATCTGTCATTACCATGCTTATTATGGTCGTATCCCGTTGCAAGGCATCTGCTGACAGGCTGCAGGAAGTATTCGACATAGAAGGAAAGGATAGCAGCGGACATGGAAATGCCTCAAAACAGCTTGAAATAAACGGGGAATTAGCATTCAAAGATGTTGCTTTTTCTTATCCAAATACAAAACAAAGTGTGCTTGCTGGTATCAGCTTTACTGTCGAGCCAAATGAAGTGATTGCTGTTATGGGAATAACTGGAGCAGGGAAAACAACTTTATTTCAGCTTATTCCAAGACTATATGAACCGACAAAGGGAGCAGTTTATATTGATGGCACAGACATAAGGGATTACAATCTTGATTCAATAAGAAAGCAAATTGGTTATGTTCCACAGGTTTCCTTGTTGTTTACTGGAACAATTAAAGAAAATATTCGCTGGGGAAATCCTTTTGCCACAGATGATGAAATTGTTAAGGCAGCTAAGGACGCGCAAATACACGAAACGATTATGAAGCTTCCAATGAAGTATGATACTAGAATCGGGCAAAAGGGAATTAATTTATCTGGTGGTCAAAGACAAAGGCTATCCATTGCGAGGGCACTTGTAAGAAAACCGAAAATCCTCCTTTTAGATGATAGTACTAGTGCTTTAGATTTACAAACAGAAAAAGAGCTGCTTCAAGCAATATCCACATACAATACGACGGCACTGTTAATAACGCAAAAAATCGCAACTGCCCGAAAGGCAAATAGAATTCTGCTAATGGAGGAGGGGAAAATCCTTGCATATGCTCATCATGACCAGCTGCTCAAGGAAAATAACTTGTACCAGAAAATAGTAGAATCACAGCTAGGTAAAGAGGAGGCAAGCCATGTTTAA